The sequence below is a genomic window from Oreochromis aureus strain Israel breed Guangdong linkage group 12, ZZ_aureus, whole genome shotgun sequence.
ACGCTCGGCCCACAGCGATCACATCCACGACCGCCACAGCGCAGCAGTTTGAAGTTTGTGTCACTCttttaaatatgcacatgtACACGCATGTCACAGCTGTGAGCACAGACctactctgtgtttgtgctcaCTGCTTTACCGGAGGACAGAGGTGCACCTCCAGCTGTGCAGCTCTGACCTCAGTGCGTGCCTGCTCCGGGTCCGGGTCCTGGCTCTTCCAGCGCAGAAACTCTCTGAAGGAGAACGGGTTGAgctcctctgcctcctccttCACCTCCTTCACCTCCTTCACCTCCTCATCTGCACACACAGAACAGCTGGAGCTGTGACGGAGGCTCACATGGAGACTGCAGACCTCCCCCCCGACACTCACCGTCTGTGATGATTAGAGTCTTGCTGCCTCTTTGTTTGGACATGTCGGACTCGCAGACAGACACGTGGCTCGCTCCGCCCCCTGGCTTCCGTTCACGTATCGATCATAACTATCGATCAGCCTCTGAATCCTCTCTGCGGGACCAAACCAAACCCGGAAACACCAGCTGACGGCTCCCGGTGCACGTGATCCACATTCCGACTTATCATTGGCTGGAACCACTTCCTGACGTCAGAGAAAAAATAGGCCACAAGGAAGCGCGTGTCCCGCAGGGTCCCGGTCAAGAAATCGAACCACGTGTCGCGGTTCGTGGATGCGGTTCGTGGACGCGCAGAGACCCGGATGCTGGTTCTGGCTCGGCTGAGTGCAGAGAAGAAGGCGCGCGGAGACTGACAGCACCGGCGGGGTTCCGGTTTCACGGTGAGTGGGAGTCTCGGACACGCGGTCTGTGTTTGCTGCCACAGTGGGGCGTGGGGATGACACGACGAGCCCACGGATGTCCAAGATCCTGTGGCAGAAACCCAAACTCTTCTTCTCTTGTTCTTGATTTTGTCTCTCATGTGTCTGCAGAGCTGAAGGATGTCTGAAGAGGGGCCACCTCAGTCCCAAACCCAGTCCACTCTGTCCCCGTCCCAGGCCAAGTCCCAGTCCCAGTCCCAGCCTGGTTCCAGTTCATCCAGTGGGCCCACCTCAGCCAGTCAGTCGTCAAGTGGCTCGGGGACTCTGAGCAGCGTGGACACCATCCCCGTAACGCTCGCGTCCGTCCCAGAGGAGCCCGAGCCGCAACCCTGGGGCCGCCTACTGCCCATGGTCCCAGGCTTCAGGAGCCACGGTACCGCTGCTCACAACACGCCGACGCGCTGGCTCGTTCTCCATTCACTCTGTTCTTAATCAGATTCCACTAAACTGAACATATTGTGCTGTGTCTGGAATTAGTAATTACTAGAATTAGCAGCAGAATTAGCATTATCAGCCAGCCGAGCTCCCCTGTTCCATACTTTAAACAACACATGAAGTAATCGGGATACTTCTGTTCAGCAGACAGTGCTTCAGGTGTGACTGATCTTTAGACTGtagataaaagatggacatggcATCCTGGTTTTTCAACTCCTCTTCCTTTTTCGAGCATGGAGTGACCAGAGGATGAGCTAGCTGCTGCTGCTAATTAGCATCCAAATAAAATCCCGGAATTGCAGGTTTTGTAATTCCActgggtgggggggtgggtTGCCGAGAAGACTGCATAGAGgagcacttcctgtttgtttgtttacagactgcatagaggagcacttcctgtttgtttgtttacagactgcatagaggagcacttcctgtttgtttgtttgtttgtttgtttgtttacagactgcatagAGGACCAGTACCTGTTTGGACGGGACTCCAGGTGTAACTACGTCCTGGAGGATCCAAATGACCGAAATTCCAGAAAGTTTAGAATCTACAGCAAGAAACACTTCAGGATCTACAGAGTGAGACTACTGCAGTACTACTACCACTGATATTAGCACTGATCGTACTGTGAGTACTGCGCTCATGGGGCTTTAACGTCGCCCTCTCCACCTGTGTGTGTCAGGAGGGCTCGGAGGTCTTCGTGGAGGACCTCAGTAATAATGGCACTTTTCTCGATGGGATTCCGATCGGGAAAGACAAGAAGCTTCCTCTGGTCAATAACGCCGTCATCTCTCTGGCTGAACAACGAAACCGAGGTGACTCCGCCCACCAGAGCAGCACCTGAAAACACCTGGACACCCTGGCGCCGGTCTCACCTCctgcttctgtctctctgcagtgtttgtctTCATCGACCTGATGTCGGACGATCAGTCCAGCTTACCCAGAGACCTACAAGAGAAATACCTACTGACCCGACGCATTGGCATGTGAGTTGTTTCGTGGCGTtgtgatgtcatttcctgtgCCGGTACCACCctgctgactgtgtgtgtttcagaggaGTGTGTGGCGAGGTCCGGCTGGCTTTCGAGCGATCCACCTGCAGGAAGTTTGCAGTGAAAATCATAAACAAGAAGAACTTTCAGTCTGAAGGGGTGAGTCGCGTCATctgctctctgattggctgagacCCGCTGCTCGTTTCTTTCGACTGCGTGTTTGTCAGCAGGTGTGATTGTGTCAGTTCATTTATGAATTTTAATAGTGTCAAAAATGCAGACGCCCCTCTCTGTCAAACTAACAGTGCACTGCATGAAATCACCACAGGGGGGCGGTAAACTGTCAGTACACTgcttaatttaaatatttccgGTGCCAGCCAATCAGGTATTGAATTTAACTCAGTTTAACCCAATGACATGTCagcaaggtgtgaaaacacagATACCTCCCAGAGAACTACAAACATGGCATCTCAACCTTATTTTGAGAGTTGAAGGGGAGCAACcaatggtgatcatgtgacttaTTTTTCTGTCCAATCACAGACAGCGACACGAAATGCAAAGACGGAGATCGAGATCCTGCAGAGGGTCGACCACGTGAGTAACAccaacgaagaagaagaaaaagcgcAAGTACAGGAACGCTCCTTTATCGCCAGTAACAACACTCAtccttcctttccttctctTCACTCCTTGTCTCCTGCAGCC
It includes:
- the chek2 gene encoding serine/threonine-protein kinase Chk2 isoform X2, with the translated sequence MSEEGPPQSQTQSTLSPSQAKSQSQSQPGSSSSSGPTSASQSSSGSGTLSSVDTIPVTLASVPEEPEPQPWGRLLPMVPGFRSHDCIEDQYLFGRDSRCNYVLEDPNDRNSRKFRIYSKKHFRIYREGSEVFVEDLSNNGTFLDGIPIGKDKKLPLVNNAVISLAEQRNRVFVFIDLMSDDQSSLPRDLQEKYLLTRRIGIGVCGEVRLAFERSTCRKFAVKIINKKNFQSEGTATRNAKTEIEILQRVDHPCLIKTEDFYQTEESFYIVLELMEGGELFHRVKSKQQLNESVAKLYFYQMLRAVQYLHSNGIIHRDLKPENILLSSQDDVCLIKVTDFNQSRILEEAVLMRTLCGTPSYLAPEVFTHASTTGYGLAVDAWSLGVLLFVCQRRGEEAAGRRSDEEDEHRGSSAAPLATGPEDAGDGTQAHVPVCRGRGGCCCHGGGVDLRKKPEETRTRRRRRGATSRQTKPSPALFLCVVKSLLLNLV